tGTAAGCTTTCCTGGGGTAATTCTTTGGAAAAATggcaaaaagattttttttattagaatagAATATTTGTAAACTACAGAAAGTCAGATTTAGATTCTTCATTTAGATGATCTTAAAATATGATCCCACTGATTTCTATAAATCTTACTCTTAATATTTacttccatatttatttattcatttggcaTCAATTGATTGATGGTAGGTCCTACTCATTGCTCGTACaatgaataaaagtaaaataaatgtttgttgcTACTAGAAAAAAATTCAgtcataaattattaaaaatacacaaaaataaatgttgctgaACCAATTCCAAAACTAACATTCAAATCTTATTTAGGTTTATTATAGTCTTTCGATTCCTAAAAACCTTACTAAAATTGAAGGCTAATATACACCTATGTGAGACTAATAGTGTTTTTTGAAAGCATCAGCAATAATATTAAAACCCTCTTTGTGATATTGCACAATTCccacttaaaaaaacatctctgaCACGTTGAGGCATAGACACCCCCAAGACCTCTGAAGTTGGGCGTAAGGCGTAGGGCACAAGGCACAGCATGTTTCTGACAGACTTGTGATGGGTTAAACATCCTCATGTCTAATCTGGTCTTGCCAATGTTTTCTCAGAAGTGGTGAAGACTTTACCTTGTTACAGAACTAATAACTAGGACAACTAATGGACTAGTTCACTGATAGATTGACAGCATGACAGCTGAAACATGTTCCTCACATGACCGCCACTGTGGTACTGTACAGAAAGTGCAATTCAGTACCACTGTTGTAAACTGCCAGGAAGTGCATGGGATGTGGCATTGATCACTGTTTATGTGCACTAGATGGAATGCAATTAGGGTCACCAACAAACTGCTGGCCAAATGCAACGCGATTGTTGCTACTGATACCCTGCTACCCAACCCTTGTTGAGATGTGCAGCACTCCTTGGTCAAACTCACAAAGGACAATCATGCAGAGGCCTACATGCGCACCTTCACATGAGTTACCATCCATGTGGCCAAAGGTGGACTGGGCCAAAACTAGGACACCATTTTCTCATGAGGTCCAGTTGGCATGCAACACGCTCCAGCCACAGCACATTCTTGACTAACCTGAGCTGATGGAGAAATCCTAGTGCATTGTAATTTTTCAATCATTGAATGCAGCAGAATTTCACAAGTAGGCCTACTGGGCTATTACTACCTGAGAAGCCAGATGGACACCCTGGTGTACACAATTAATAAAAGCCAACAGGAAAATTGGCTAAGTGTGTCCTAGGTAACAGATCTGGAATTTTTAGACAAATTCCTGAGTTCTCTAACCGATGTTTtaaggttatggctgattgttGTAAGTTCTTATTGTACTTTGGCTGCTCCCAtcttttacgccggatgcccttcctggtaTCACCCTCAAATTTATCCTGGCTTGAGACCGGCACTTTATCTAGTGGCTTGGCTTTCTGCATTGAGTGGGAATTGAAaagggccttccacatggcaggtgcGAAATCTACCACTGAGCAACCTGGCTGATTGGTGTGAGTATTTATCTAAATTATTGCAATACTTGTTCATTGTAATTATTGTAATAAGTATTTGCAGTATTTTGCAGTATATATATCTGCTCCAACCATGGACAGGCATCTGAATTAGCAGGATCATCAGTTCACCATTTCCCTAACAGGAGATAAAACATTAGAAGGATGATTTGATTTTGGAAgtaaacaaactctctctctcacacacacacacacacactcacacacacacatacacacacctacctttgatttttttatattttttcaggaTCATGCGTAGCTTTGAGTTTTGTTGTTTGAGCTGCTTTGTTTCAGACAGAAGCTTTGATCTCTTAGTCAGCTCAGTACTGAGAAAGAACAatgcacatacatactgtagctattaAGCAGAATATAAAACTGATATGATTatctcattataaaaaaataaaaataaaaatgtatttgctaTGATGTGAAAACACACATGCTTCTACTCACTAGTACTTTTTGAGACCTGCCTCCAGCACACTCCAGACTTTGAGTTTGGACTCAGGGATGACGTTAGCTATGTTCTCCCAGTATGTTTTGACCTCGGAGTCGGTCATCCTCTCTAGCCCTAAAGCACTGCCTCTatgtctgtgtttttctctgtaataaaagtaattaaagaaataattaaagttttaaacCGCTCTCACTGTAGTACACGTGTAGCATTCTTAAATACAGAAAAACTCATGTCTGTACCTATACATTAAATCGGATTAGGttacaaaagcacacacacacacaccttgtttTGCAGTACTGGGCATGGAAGGCTCTTAGAGCTCTCAGTAGATCATTTGATTGGATAAGATTGGATTTATTCTCTGCCGTGTTTTTCACTGATATActctaagaaataaaaaaaaaacaagttagcCATAACCTGATTGGGATATTactacagggtgggtgaaaactAACTAGCCATTAAAAATTGTTAATAAAGTACATATTTCTAAAACAAATTTAtgtaaacaaattgtacatgtacaaaGTGAGTTGTTTGGAGAATATTACTGAGAATCTCCTGAATCTCTGCCTCCAAGTCCTCCAGTGTGCAaggctttgtcctgtacacctcctcCTTTGCATAGCcccacaggaaaaaaattacatagaGTGAGATGTGGACGTCTTGAAGGCCATTAATGAGGTCCATGTCGTTCCATCCAATGTGCCCAATGCTTAAGGCCACACTGGTGGAAGTAGAGGCACAGATTCGGGAGGTTCTCAGCAATATCACAAACGACTTCCTACAGAAGACTGTCCGTTACATTCCAGGTATTGGAATTCAGGATGGAATTAGTTGCCGCCaccgatgaaaaaaaaaaaaaacgttctttCATTATCCTATGTGATAATTTACATGTTAAATTTCTTTCAATGTATTTGTATGAGAAATATAGAGTTTATTACTaatttttaatgcctagttacttttcacccccccctccccccctgtAGTTGTAATTATACAGCTGAAATGAAATGAAGGGGAAAGAGAATTCTGTTAAAACCAAATGAACCAAAAAGTTCCTTCAAACTCCACCTTTTCTGTTTGTGGctgtttatattttaagaaGAACTTGGTCATTTCAATTACATCCTCTTCATTCTCAATCCCCAACACCTGCAAATAATCACACaagatgaaaaaatacattaataaatcagtattAATTGGACTATCAGGaattagatttattattattattattattattattattattattatagcaagTAAAACCAGGTGATACACGCAGAAGTTGACAAAAAATATTACTCACAGAACAGATGGAATCGAGCTTTAAAAAATCCTGTTCATTCTTCTCCATGGAAGAAATTAACTCAAGACATTTTCTCTCTAAAAGAAAGCcctaaaacataaacataaacatatttttttaaatgtttgcatattaggacattaagtttattataaacccATTGACCTCACACTTATAATCACAGTCTACTCATTTGGAGTGTAAGACTATGACATTATCTGTATCAGTTTAATGCTCCAAATATTATTATCTGTATTTGAATACTCaacttgaaaaaataaaagagaaataaaagaataatgagcaataataaaaaaaataatttaaattaataaaaaaataaaaacagaagtaaaaaaGCCAGTGCGGCCTGCATGGTCTGTGATTTTCTCACCCTGAACTATATCATGCTTTATCTAATTAGATAAGAAATTATGTTTAAgaaaatacactatatggacaaaactATTCGGCTAAACCAGGTAATTATTAGATTCAGTCAGGCCCTTTATCCCCAgagaagggcaatcttaatgcttcagcatactaGTGCACAAAGTAAGAactatgaagacatggtttgaggagttcggtgtggaagaatcAGATTATATAACACAATCAGACTATATAAAACTCCACAAAGACAATCTTgctttttccattccttttgCACCAAATTGTTTATACAATACTACTGTTTCATATTTAAGAATGAGTAAAAATTCCTGATGTGCAGAGCAAAATACTCAGTGTTAACACTGTATTTGACTGTTGGGCCAAATTGAAATTAGTGGTTAATGGTGCAGCATAATAATTTGAACCTTTATATGCGATAAACTAAAAGAGCTATTGATGTTTAAAATAGCACTGCCATAATAACAAGTATGTAACCAGTGAAATTATTATAAGGTCATTTCTGACTAGCTAATTGCCAAAGGGATGATTTGTAATTAATTGTAGACCATGGGCAGGCACCCCATGTCTTTGTGGAGTTTAAATAGTCTGATTGTGTTTACATAGGTTTTATCCATTCTTTTCAGGTTTCTTCCTAAAACAGGCCAGAAGGTGAATTGACCACTCTAAATTCCCCCTAGGTATAAATGAATATGTGTGCATTTTGCCCTGCGATGGCCTAGCATCACATCCAGGATGTATTCCCAACTTTCACCTTTCTGTAAACTGAAGAATTACAGGATCCACATACACATAAACAGATAATACCTACCATCTCATCACACAGAAGCTCCATCAGCCTCTTCACAGCTCTACAATTCATTCTGCCCATGGGGCTGCCCAGACGTCCAGATTCCCCCTGTGTATCTTGTGTCTTGTCCTCCTCTCCCAGAACTTGTCGGGTTACAAGCCATGCTGTATCCACGGGCTGCTGGGGGTTCGATTTATCTGTGAAAGGCAGTGGTGGTGGACTCCATGTCAGGCCCAGCACCTGTTCATGAATAACCCGATCCAAATCCACAGCCCTGCCCACCAAAGCTTTGGCCTCATCTTCATTCATCAGCCAAATCTCCTCATAACGCTTGGCATCAACTTCTGCAAAATGCCTTCACATGGACACATTACAATCAATATTGTTAATAATCTCtgatgtgctgtgtgtgtgtgtgtgtgtgtgtgtaactgataCCTTATCCTCTTCTGAATATCTTTGCACTGTTGTATGAGACGTCTGTACTTATTGGTCAATGACTGGATCTCCTCCTGGGACTGCTTTTCCTGAATAGCACATTTTTTCTTCAGGTTGTTGCGTGTATCCTGTAGTCTGTAACAAAGAACAAAGCGACCCCAATATGAAAACAAAGTTCTAAGGTTGAGGATAGGATTCTCCCTATAGTCAAAACAAAGTTATTGCAGAGTGTCagcagttttggcagaagtgTGAGGATGTGCTTTGCTTGGATAACAGTCCTTTGcatttacaattattttgtaATCCAAAATTTAGGCTTCAATAAGCATCCAACTGTAACgtgcactgttgattgtttatcctttttcatgataatgtacatttttatcttattatatccttgagggttaagggcctagtAGCTCAACAGCAGCAATGTGGTGGTagagtttgaacctgggaccctcTAATCAGtaggccaatgccttaaccactgagctatccaCTACCTGTGCGCTAATACCCGATAATAATAACACCTGAAGTCAGCCGTTGAATTATATCAAGCTGCTgcttatgcagttttatatgcCACCTGTCTTGCTTGAATAAAGGTCCTATTTTGCAGAAATGAGCTAACTTAAATGTAATTCCAAACCTATATGTGTATGCTTTTTAGTATGCTTAGGTGTCAGCAATAGGTCAGAGCTATTGTGTTAGTATTTATGAGAGTTTATTTCAGTTAGACTTATATTGTGGTTCAGGACAAAAGATTTATTTGAACAGTACCTAGTGATCTTCCTTATCTGCTGAGCCTTAATGACGGCACACTCCTCCTCAAATTTCTTTACTTTCTGCAGATCATACTCAAGTTTCTCTTGATTACTCTGGTAGATAGCCTTTCTTTCCTCCAGGTCTTGCTGCAGGTGCTGTTAATGCATACACaccaacaaatatatttatatatgggGATGTATTactgtttcttatttttcttaaagAAACTTTGACCTGTTATCAGTGTTAGACAGTTTACCTGTAGATCAGTCTCTAGTGTGATTTTGAGCTGGTTGTACTCCTCTGAGTTTTCTGCTCTTAAGCGATCCAGCAGGGCCTCATGCTCCTCTACCATGTCCATCCTCTGCATCAAGAACTTCAGctgcacacaaacaaacacacaaaaataatgtagtcctacttactgtataaacacagtGCAATTATACACTGTGTAACACACAGAGCAGTGATGTACACATTTGTTGAATATCCTTTATACCAGGACTTTGGACGCCTGGACTCTAGGACTTCCTCTGCAAGTCAACTGACCCAGCCCACACCTCAAATTAGGATTACAAAAATACAAGATAATGAGGTATATGTTTTCTactgtgaaataaaaatgtgttatacCTATTAAAAAACTGATAGTTTTGCGGGCAGCATATTACGTCGCCTGTGCAGTCAGAATGTCACAAtccaaatatgcaaagaaaaatgtattCTCTCTGCCTAGCGCTCACATCTTTTTTCTGCCGAGGTTTAGGCAGCTACTGTATTTGGAATTAGACTGACATTTTAAAGACTAGCACGCTCACAATAAAGAGGGATAGAGATTATCCGGTGTTTCTTCAGCCTTGAAGGATGGAAAGCACATTGCTATTTTCCATATTGTCCACGAATAAATTTAGCAGCAGAGCTTAATACAAGGGATTTTTGCCGTCATGGAATGCAATGGTCACGGTTGCATAGCAACGATAGACACCACACCATGCCTCTTGGGAAAGAAGGAGAAAACCTCTTTCCACACGGTTTAGACAAAACATTTGAACAGCCCCCTAAGGTCCAGTAAAacgtttattttaaaataatttggatATTAAAGTATCTTGTTATGTCATTTAAGAGAGTTTGTTTTAATCGGTTTATGTAGACAAAATAGCAAATATACtgcttatttagtttgttttaacATGAAAATCACACAATGAACATTGTTCTCTTGTAGCTAAAATTTGTCTAAAACACCTGCaaacttttttaatgattaatgagCTTTTAAGTactgatgggaagtttggataatTTTATGGCTAGTTCTATGATGAATctcgtttatcaaaatgaactaatcttttttttaattatttagttcatttcgttctttataaaaacaaaatgttacattttcaataaacagacccccagcacgtctacatacacaagttttggctatagttccactaatgaaaatattacaatgtagctaaggacatattatgataaacagaataagcagcTCATTTCTCATATCTTTTGGTCCGaatcatttgttattttgtcacgtgactcccatagatgcttTGCAGTGCAATACTTGAGCAGTTTTtttcatgagtcttctagtttgagttgtttgttcttttaaatctattgcattacatagcgtctatgggaatTATGTGACACAAGTACAAACAATTCGAACtagaagactcaaaggtaattactcatttctgtttcctttacATAATTTACGGAGGTTTTGCAATGCTTTGagcagtagaaaatgaacgaatcactctctgagagtactcattcttctgagtcacgttaaagatttcTGACACTTGAGTGTAAATTCCTGTAAAGTTAGAGTCGTTTTGGTTTATGCAGCTGATTGCAGTTAAACAGTGGCATTTTCCCCACTAggtttgaatgtattttttctcAGACTGCCCtaaatgtgaatgtacgttGCTTATAAGTTATGAGcaagtttaagaaaaaaataattgcttATCACTGATTGTTCCATTGACTGTAAATAGAAATCAGATTTGGACCTTTGAATATTATGTATGAGAACCTCTGCTGAAGCCCGGACCCCGGCGGGGGACACCCTGGATAGGGGGCCAATGCATTGCAAGCCACACGCACTCTGGACAGATTGAGAACGGTAATTAGACtcatctgcatatctttggactatgggaggaaaccaaagtacccagacaaaaccaagcatggggagaaaacacaaactccatacacagacccgaggtagTGATCAAACCCTTGACTCTGGCTGGGggtacaaggccacagtgctaaccactatgccactggcATAAAtccaacatgttaaacatgtaaaatatgtaaaggTTTGTTGTACCTCtttgtcattttgttctttCCTCTGCTGTTCCCATTTGTTCGTGCTGGCTGAGAGCAAATCCTTCTGCTCATCATGGAATGAGCACTGTAACCCAAACAAGAAACAAAGTAAGCACAATGCTTTTTCTATTCATTTGCATGTAAAACTTTCTTGCATTTATGCTGTTTTAGAATCTTCTAGAAAATTATGAAGACGTAAGTAAACAAGTTATAAATAGAAAACATAGCCAAAATCTGTTTGCAAAGCTTGTTGAGACTTAAAGACTTAAAGGTTTGGTTGCTTCTATGTACATAGTACTGAATAAAGAGTGGGAAAACATATTGTGTTTAAATATGAGATTTCTAGAAACTTTTTCACTGCTTTCTGCTTAAGACTACTGCTTATGTATGTAATGAAATGTGTATGATGATGGCCAAAAAGTATATAATTCATTTCAAATGAAACctataaaaaacatttcctaCACCCACTGTGGTGTGACAAGTGCATGACAAGCATTTACAGACCCAGTGATATACATTTTCCTAGAATTATAAACTgtgtaagtttaaagtttagCACATAATTAGtttgttttaatagttttaagtTCATACTGTATCCAGAtgcatccatctagaaacctctttagtccaactaggaaccatggaagccaatggtgaccatcgtatttattccaatttcgtacaaccatggtagaatctggaaacaccaattagcctaatctgcatgtctttgaactgcgggaggaaacccaccaagaagagggagaatatgcaaccttcatacacacagacaatgcaggatttgaacccagaacctggtggtgaaaggcgacagtgctaagcaaTAAGCCATGATAGCACAGCATATCAAAAACATAGCATCTGGGCACTACCGCACCTCAACTGCTTCCAGCTCCTTTCTATAGTGTTTCTTCAGACTTGAGATCTGTTCCTGCATCCTTTCAATTAAGAGATCCACTTCTTCTGCCTCCTTTTTGCGCTCTTTTACAAAATGATTATCTCTTCCTTTAAGTTCCTGCACAAAAATGTAGacatctgttgtgtgtgtgcatggtagagagaaagagagagagagagagagagagagagagaaagtgtgtgtgtgtgtgtgtgtgtgtgtgtttgtgtgtatacacacttgCAGCAGTTCATTAAGGAGCCTGTTCTTGTCTTCAATGATTTGCCAACAGAGCTGTTGCTGTTTTCTCAGATCATCTCTCAGCTCCTGGTGGATCACCTTCGTCTCGGCCTCAGACCACTTGCTCATGATCTCATTAAACTTCTCTGTACTGGATTTAGCCTCATTTTCTAGCTTCTCCACTCTGGCCAGGATCATCGAGTGCATGTTTGGGAACAATGAAGAAATAACAAACAGACAATTTTTGTATCTTTCCCATCTGTCCCAGTTGCACATACTGGGACTGAAGCTCTAGATCCGACGGCATTGATACCTTCTGCAACACCATGCAAGCTatgattttgttaatttatttattttttttcttaaatttaagacaaaatgttaTATTGTCAAGCAGCAAggactttttttatatatgtaactTTTGTGTTTTCTaactattagctttaaatactGAAAGAGTCATagtctgtatttgtttttatccatttatcaaTAATTACACCCTAAACTGTATaactaatactgtactgtatatcatggtGGTTGTCAAGAATTCTGTGATAATGTCTGTCAGTTTAATATGGCTGCACAACTTAGTctagatatactgtactgtagttacaAAAAGCATACAAAAGCACCTGTTTAACTGGAATGAGAGCTTCTCctagtaaaattaaaacattaccGACCAAGCAGCAGAATGCAGAGGTTTATTCTGCAGTAAAGAAATGTCAGGGAAGCCACATCAACCAAAACTCTTAAACTTAAAATCTAAAGTTGGTTGAAAATATTATTGATAAAACCTAATAAAACCTAAAGTAGCACAATGATTCAAAGCGGCTGCAATGGCAAGAAGCTGTAATTGGCCTTTATAAAATGATTTCAATATTAGACTACTTAAACATCACCACACCACTGCTAATTACATACTTTAATGTAACAATGCCTTGATAAAAACGGGATGACATTTAACGAggaataaatgtaatgtttaatatggTGAAGTAATCCCTACAGAaagatttattaacatttgtgGAAGAACTTGGTGTTTTCTAGGTTCTTCACTGCTTGTGCATGTGGGTATCTGTGTTCGCACCTTAGCCTGTTTGCCGCTCTTAGTTCTACTCTCCTCTTCATCTGCCTGGCATCACATTTAACCAAAACGTTTGTGACCAGCTCTGTGCCATCTGCTTTTAATTTATCCAGATGCTGCAATAAGGACAGATGACCAATGcaaatttaatacattaaatGCAGCCAGGAGTGGCTTATTGACTCAGAATTGACTATAGCAGTACagctttttaattaaacagtttaCTTACTCTATTACTTTGTTCCATCTGTCTCCAACTTGGACGAtcttcctctttaatttccatCTGGAAGTCATCTCCATTCGTTTGTCTTCAGTTTTCATTgaagaaatatatatacaacatatatattgaaaattacatattaaaaaatgatCAAACAGTAATGCCAGCTAATCTCTGGGAGAACTACTGAAACAGTAGGTTTGTGTGGGGCCCTTGAATATTATTGAAATTGCattaccatatatatataaagccaaGCCCTCTCATGGGCCAACCACTTTCTTCAAATCCAAAATGCCTCCTTGCCACAATAAAGACAACAAACTATGTTTCTTCACAGCTCACATATCATTTATCTTGTAAACCACAGGAGGGCACACTTGCAGTTCAGGGACTTGTACTGGACACGTATTTCTAGTAGACTTGATTGgaataaagacagagagacgAGCAGTATTTTgacagcattattattattattattattattattgtggttTATCAATTTGTTTTACATGAACAATTTGCTAAGGTTGTGGTgcattgattaataattatgaAACATTACAGATTAAGGTTATCGATGCCATTAATGCTTAACTTTGGTCAAGAAATATATGTGACATTTGTAACCCTACTATTTACACCTTCTCATTTTCTGCTTATCAAAAGATCCCAGTTTAGCATTGCCCCCCAAGGAATTTcttaactgtttttaaaaagacttttaatATTCAATCATTTATGATGTaaccttaaaagtaaaaaatatatatattatttatgaatGCACATAccacaaatgtatttataagCTACTAAGTGTCTATGCTATACTGCCGGATTATGCTTGTACTACATCTCACTTTATACACACTTTATAGTTTATGTATCACACTGAATACTTtcatattattttagttttactaGACTGACTGTCCTTGTctaactgtttgtttgtttttttgttgagtTCCATGACACTTAATGACGGTCAATTATTAATACCTAAATATGCAccatttagtgtttttttccaGTATTTCTGGAAGTGGCTGCAATGTGTTCTGTTTTGGAGTGTAAGGAAACTCCAATGATAGGGACATAGATAGATAAAGACGTTtctcaaataaagaaaaaaaaagaaatgtatgttTCATATACTTCAAAGTATATGGCCAAGCCAGCCAAATAAGCCAAATGTAtgcttaaaaattatttaaaataattaatatttcttaACCATGGAAGTATTTTAGTTCATGTTTTAGTTCATGTTAAACACTTCCTCTCATGTATAGAAGTGATAACAGCCTAACAACTTGGATTCTAAGTAACTGTAGACTGTACTGAAACACcttattgaaatatttttaaaaatataaaagctataatgctttttatgaataaaaaaagacagcCCTCCGtttacttatttctttatatccCATATTTTCTGCCATAGATTAACACTCTTTATTATGCTCACGTATTATGTTACTATTATTATGAACTTTAGTCACGTGACAGCTATCGTTCCCATTTATGAAAAATGGCCAAATAAAATATCCATTGGTGTAGGGATTTGTCAtgtcatacatttttaaactaaata
The DNA window shown above is from Clarias gariepinus isolate MV-2021 ecotype Netherlands chromosome 5, CGAR_prim_01v2, whole genome shotgun sequence and carries:
- the LOC128524566 gene encoding dynein regulatory complex protein 1-like, with translation MENSGHTGSPVLFKLRKNRQTNGDDFQMEIKEEDRPSWRQMEQSNRHLDKLKADGTELVTNVLVKCDARQMKRRVELRAANRLRVEKLENEAKSSTEKFNEIMSKWSEAETKVIHQELRDDLRKQQQLCWQIIEDKNRLLNELLQELKGRDNHFVKERKKEAEEVDLLIERMQEQISSLKKHYRKELEAVECSFHDEQKDLLSASTNKWEQQRKEQNDKELKFLMQRMDMVEEHEALLDRLRAENSEEYNQLKITLETDLQHLQQDLEERKAIYQSNQEKLEYDLQKVKKFEEECAVIKAQQIRKITRLQDTRNNLKKKCAIQEKQSQEEIQSLTNKYRRLIQQCKDIQKRIRHFAEVDAKRYEEIWLMNEDEAKALVGRAVDLDRVIHEQVLGLTWSPPPLPFTDKSNPQQPVDTAWLVTRQVLGEEDKTQDTQGESGRLGSPMGRMNCRAVKRLMELLCDEMGFLLERKCLELISSMEKNEQDFLKLDSICSVLGIENEEDVIEMTKFFLKYKQPQTEKSISVKNTAENKSNLIQSNDLLRALRAFHAQYCKTREKHRHRGSALGLERMTDSEVKTYWENIANVIPESKLKVWSVLEAGLKKYYTELTKRSKLLSETKQLKQQNSKLRMILKKYKKIKGKW